The following proteins are encoded in a genomic region of Tenacibaculum sp. 190524A05c:
- a CDS encoding class I SAM-dependent methyltransferase, translating to MSIIQSILNTIPRPLLIKLSYPVRSFLTFWLKGDNFTDPIDGKSFRKMLPYGYEVQRKNVLSPSTLSLERHRLMWLYLKNETDFFTSKEKRKLLHIAPEQCFYNRFRHQSNLDYLTSDIESPLADVKADICDLPFEDNSFDIIFCNHVLEHITDDKKAMQELLRVMKPGGFGIFQIPQDIERETTFEDDTIIDPKERAKIFGQYDHVRIYGMDYFDKLRDVGFEVNELKYNEKISSELVEKYALDKTEILPICYKR from the coding sequence TTGTCTATTATTCAATCCATATTAAATACAATTCCAAGACCATTACTTATAAAACTAAGTTATCCGGTAAGGTCTTTCTTAACATTTTGGCTAAAAGGAGACAATTTTACGGATCCTATTGACGGTAAGTCTTTTAGAAAAATGCTTCCATATGGATATGAAGTTCAACGTAAAAACGTATTATCTCCATCTACTCTTTCTTTAGAAAGACACCGTTTAATGTGGTTGTACTTAAAAAATGAAACGGATTTTTTTACTTCGAAAGAAAAAAGAAAGTTACTTCATATTGCACCTGAACAATGTTTTTATAATCGCTTTAGACATCAAAGTAATCTTGATTATTTAACCTCTGACATAGAATCTCCCTTAGCTGATGTAAAAGCAGATATTTGCGATTTACCCTTTGAAGATAATTCATTCGATATTATTTTTTGTAATCATGTGCTTGAACACATTACCGATGATAAAAAAGCAATGCAAGAATTATTAAGAGTAATGAAACCAGGAGGATTTGGAATTTTTCAAATACCACAAGACATTGAGAGAGAAACTACTTTTGAAGACGATACGATAATAGATCCAAAAGAGAGAGCCAAAATTTTTGGCCAATATGATCATGTTCGTATTTATGGAATGGACTACTTTGACAAACTACGAGATGTAGGGTTTGAAGTAAATGAATTAAAATACAACGAAAAAATTTCTTCTGAATTAGTTGAGAAATACGCTTTAGATAAAACAGAGATTTTACCTATTTGCTACAAACGTTAA
- a CDS encoding FAD:protein FMN transferase: protein MYKQYISLLLLVSILITSCKSKEKEEYSKFRGDIFGTTYSIIYEDSKNFQEEINTIFNDFNNSLSTYIPTSIVSKVNQNDSTVVVDMYFIEAFNKAKRIYKETDGFFDPTIGKLINAYGFGSGKEKKDLTQVEVDSLKNLMGFEKIVLVENKVLKPNEIEFNVNAYAKGLGVDVVGRFLESKGIKNYLVEIGGEIRARGNSPRGTLWKVAIDDPNTDGSRSQSRTIELNNQSMATSGNYRKFKVNSNGEKVVHTVNPKTGLAQENNLLSASVLIQGDCADVDAYATAFMAMGLEETKVFLANRPDLKVVLLYANKEGEILEFAN from the coding sequence ATGTATAAACAATATATAAGCTTATTACTTTTAGTTTCAATTCTTATTACTTCATGTAAATCTAAAGAAAAGGAAGAGTATAGCAAGTTTCGTGGGGATATTTTTGGAACAACATATTCCATTATTTACGAAGACTCTAAAAATTTCCAAGAAGAGATCAATACGATCTTCAATGATTTTAATAATTCTCTATCTACTTATATTCCAACTTCTATTGTTTCTAAGGTAAATCAGAACGATTCTACGGTTGTTGTAGATATGTATTTTATTGAGGCTTTTAATAAGGCAAAAAGAATTTACAAGGAAACAGATGGTTTTTTTGATCCAACAATTGGGAAGTTAATTAACGCTTATGGATTTGGGTCCGGAAAAGAGAAAAAAGATTTAACTCAAGTAGAGGTTGATTCTTTAAAGAATTTAATGGGTTTTGAAAAAATTGTTTTAGTTGAGAATAAGGTATTGAAACCAAATGAAATTGAATTCAATGTAAATGCATATGCCAAAGGATTAGGAGTTGATGTAGTCGGACGTTTTTTAGAAAGTAAAGGCATTAAAAATTATTTGGTTGAAATAGGAGGAGAGATTCGTGCAAGAGGAAATAGTCCTAGGGGAACATTATGGAAAGTTGCAATTGATGATCCGAATACTGATGGATCTAGAAGCCAGTCTAGGACAATTGAATTGAATAACCAATCGATGGCAACATCAGGAAACTACCGTAAGTTTAAGGTGAATAGTAACGGAGAAAAAGTTGTACATACTGTAAATCCAAAAACAGGTTTAGCTCAGGAGAATAATTTATTAAGTGCTTCTGTTTTAATTCAAGGTGATTGTGCGGATGTAGATGCTTACGCTACAGCATTTATGGCGATGGGATTAGAAGAAACAAAAGTATTCTTGGCAAATCGTCCTGATTTAAAAGTAGTGCTTTTGTATGCGAATAAAGAAGGAGAAATTCTGGAGTTTGCGAATTAA
- a CDS encoding flagellar motor protein MotB — translation MKKIVLFVSATFLLVSCGANKELEALKLKHEQTKDELLTVKTNLTKCLVEKEKYEDRSKNLESRVEELKKDKENTIQQVENLTVLTKGANDNIKETLSQLSKKDKYINKIRAAATKKDSLNLVVAFHLKKELQDGIDDQDIEVNVEKTVVFISISDKLLFKSGSYTITDKASKVLQKVATVVNAQPEMDVMIEGHTDDTPIANDAVKDNWDLSVKRSTAIVRELQSKYKVAPQRLIAAGRSSFVPLVANDTPANKAKNRRTKIIILPRLNQFFDLLDQKVE, via the coding sequence ATGAAAAAAATAGTATTATTTGTATCAGCTACATTTTTGTTGGTATCATGTGGTGCTAATAAAGAGCTTGAAGCTCTTAAATTAAAGCACGAACAAACAAAAGACGAATTGCTAACTGTTAAAACCAACTTAACTAAATGTTTAGTAGAGAAGGAAAAATATGAAGACAGATCTAAAAATTTAGAAAGCAGAGTTGAAGAACTAAAGAAAGATAAAGAAAATACTATTCAACAAGTAGAAAACTTAACTGTTCTCACAAAAGGAGCTAATGATAACATCAAAGAAACATTATCTCAATTAAGTAAGAAAGATAAATACATCAATAAAATTAGAGCTGCAGCTACGAAAAAGGATTCTTTGAATTTAGTTGTTGCTTTCCATTTAAAGAAAGAATTACAAGATGGAATTGATGATCAAGACATTGAAGTAAATGTTGAAAAAACTGTAGTATTTATTTCTATCTCTGATAAGTTATTATTTAAGAGCGGAAGCTATACTATTACAGACAAAGCTTCAAAAGTTCTTCAAAAAGTAGCTACAGTTGTTAATGCTCAACCAGAAATGGATGTAATGATTGAAGGTCATACTGATGATACTCCAATTGCAAACGATGCTGTTAAGGATAACTGGGATTTAAGTGTAAAAAGATCTACAGCAATTGTTCGTGAATTACAATCTAAATACAAGGTTGCTCCACAGCGTTTAATTGCAGCAGGTAGAAGTAGTTTTGTACCATTAGTTGCAAACGACACTCCTGCTAATAAAGCGAAAAACAGACGTACAAAAATTATTATTTTACCTCGTTTAAATCAATTCTTTGATTTATTAGATCAAAAAGTAGAATAG
- a CDS encoding AraC family transcriptional regulator: protein MKAFFTLLFLYITLLTFAQSSSIPSDSITLTQKEITFIETTQSSKEIRKFLKSKLKNDTLSYISGYKLFLKRAITENNLKHQYSAASQLGYFYYQLFDHSESITYTKQSLKASKALNDTLKIINSTIIQAGNYYQLDLTTEALKNYIEAKTLSEKIRNENYELTALPNIANIRVNLDKYHDALNDYTETLEILEQKPIKSSIPYQKIYFSSLIGKGICLKKLGKLDEAIAICEKGIALAKELKLTKPLIDFRICIADVYYYKKQFQIAIDKLTEEKESINLNYPKYNIIHLNYYLARCYNSLSKNKEALLLLEQNFKLSEVENNTKLFNEMFDLQIKIAKEEKDLLAENTFRKKKLNYIETKAKKHQETLDLIHKSDINNLLGINQKLSKLNEENSFKMKTAYTLAFLLVFALILSFIYFKRKNKIKSERFEEIIAGLKKERETNDNSQKESSQINDEQAIHILSELSKLEKTEFFKSKDCNLYTTAKAINTNTTYLSKTLNKVKKQSFSQYLNELRINYVLLKLQEDSRFRSYTIKAISEEIGYKSVTTFLRAFKAKTNLNPSYYIEKLNNS from the coding sequence ATGAAAGCATTTTTCACTCTACTTTTCTTATATATAACCTTATTAACCTTTGCTCAAAGTTCTAGTATACCATCTGATAGTATTACTTTAACTCAAAAAGAAATCACTTTTATTGAAACGACTCAATCTTCAAAGGAGATAAGGAAGTTTTTGAAAAGTAAACTAAAGAATGATACTCTTTCCTACATCTCTGGTTATAAATTATTTCTCAAAAGAGCCATTACAGAAAACAATCTTAAACATCAGTATTCAGCAGCCTCTCAACTAGGATATTTCTATTATCAACTTTTTGATCACAGTGAGTCTATAACTTACACCAAACAATCTTTAAAAGCCAGCAAAGCCTTAAATGATACTCTTAAGATCATAAATAGTACAATTATTCAAGCTGGAAATTACTATCAATTAGACTTAACTACTGAAGCATTAAAAAATTACATTGAGGCTAAAACTTTATCGGAGAAAATTCGCAATGAAAACTACGAATTAACCGCTCTACCTAATATAGCCAATATTAGAGTTAACCTAGATAAATATCATGATGCTCTTAATGACTATACCGAAACTCTAGAAATACTAGAACAGAAACCCATAAAATCATCAATACCTTATCAAAAGATTTATTTCTCTTCCCTAATAGGAAAAGGGATTTGTTTAAAAAAACTGGGGAAATTAGATGAAGCCATAGCTATATGTGAAAAAGGAATTGCTTTAGCCAAAGAACTGAAATTAACTAAACCTCTTATTGATTTTCGAATATGTATAGCGGATGTCTATTATTATAAAAAACAGTTTCAAATAGCTATAGACAAACTAACCGAAGAAAAAGAATCGATAAACTTAAACTACCCTAAGTACAATATCATCCATCTAAATTATTACTTAGCCAGATGCTATAATTCTCTTTCAAAAAATAAAGAAGCATTATTGTTACTCGAGCAAAACTTCAAATTATCGGAGGTAGAAAACAACACAAAGTTGTTTAATGAAATGTTTGATTTACAAATCAAAATAGCTAAAGAAGAAAAGGACTTACTTGCTGAAAACACATTTCGAAAAAAGAAATTAAACTACATAGAAACGAAGGCTAAAAAACATCAGGAAACTCTAGATTTAATTCATAAAAGCGATATTAACAATCTTCTTGGAATCAATCAAAAGTTGAGTAAGCTTAATGAAGAAAATAGCTTCAAAATGAAAACTGCATATACTCTAGCTTTTTTACTGGTCTTCGCATTGATTTTATCTTTTATTTATTTCAAAAGAAAGAATAAAATAAAATCTGAACGATTTGAAGAGATAATAGCAGGTTTGAAAAAAGAAAGAGAAACTAATGATAATAGTCAAAAAGAATCTTCACAAATTAATGATGAGCAAGCAATTCATATTTTAAGTGAATTATCTAAACTTGAAAAAACTGAATTCTTCAAATCAAAAGATTGCAATTTATACACAACTGCAAAAGCAATAAATACAAACACCACGTATTTATCTAAAACTTTAAACAAGGTAAAAAAGCAATCTTTTAGTCAATATCTAAATGAACTTCGAATTAATTATGTTCTCCTAAAATTACAAGAAGACAGTAGATTTAGATCCTATACAATCAAAGCTATTTCTGAAGAAATTGGCTATAAAAGCGTCACTACATTTTTAAGAGCGTTTAAAGCAAAAACCAACTTAAACCCATCTTATTATATTGAAAAACTGAATAATAGCTAA
- a CDS encoding T9SS type A sorting domain-containing protein, whose amino-acid sequence MLKKVLLSVMFALLFSKTTITAQKYDHLIKVKIIRTDEVIYNPDRTFETIQVHTLQLEKQTKFQYKRSDKVGFEIDIENRSLSQKKYKYGFSYTPQSETQINGIPVPIVIPPEEDDESIHNFGSVSNFPHIPDGKILYLERDLDLTRKIKIWLTLLDEKNEIIGTPVHKIETPYFLFFSNATTKNTSRVSLNQNYSNTKIKYNSSTSNTANIRIYDLSGRLIQTINAAPVANKNSTSYNFPTPHLKKGLYFYKINIDGFTETKKVYKKE is encoded by the coding sequence ATGTTAAAAAAAGTACTACTTAGCGTAATGTTTGCACTTTTGTTTTCTAAAACTACTATCACAGCTCAAAAATATGATCACCTTATAAAGGTTAAGATTATAAGAACAGACGAAGTAATTTATAATCCTGACAGGACTTTTGAGACGATTCAAGTACACACGTTACAACTTGAAAAACAAACTAAGTTTCAATACAAAAGATCTGATAAAGTTGGTTTCGAGATTGATATTGAAAATCGTTCTTTATCTCAAAAAAAATATAAATACGGCTTTTCATACACTCCACAATCTGAAACACAAATTAACGGTATACCTGTACCCATAGTTATACCACCAGAAGAGGACGATGAAAGCATCCATAATTTTGGCTCAGTTTCTAACTTTCCTCATATCCCAGATGGTAAAATTTTATATCTAGAACGAGATCTCGACTTAACTCGAAAAATAAAAATTTGGTTAACCTTATTGGATGAAAAAAATGAAATAATTGGAACACCAGTTCATAAAATTGAAACTCCGTATTTTTTATTTTTCTCCAATGCTACAACAAAGAATACTAGCAGAGTATCATTAAACCAAAATTATAGTAATACAAAAATAAAATACAACTCAAGTACATCTAATACTGCAAACATTAGAATTTACGACTTAAGTGGAAGATTAATTCAAACAATAAACGCGGCGCCAGTAGCAAATAAAAACTCTACGTCGTATAATTTCCCTACACCTCATTTGAAAAAAGGACTTTATTTTTATAAGATAAACATAGACGGTTTTACTGAGACCAAAAAGGTGTACAAGAAAGAATAA